The genomic DNA AGTGCTGCCATTGGCCGCGATCACGGCGGGGCTGGCCGGCTGCATCCTCGGTTTCCCGGTATTGCGCCTGCACGGTGACTACCTGGCAATCGTGACCCTGGGCTTTGGTGAAATCATCCGGCTGGTCCTCAATAACTGGCTGTCCCTGACCGGCGGCCCGAATGGCATGCCGGCACCACTGCCAACCTTCTTCGGCCTGGAGCTCGGTAAAAGAGCGAAGGACGGCGGCATACCTTTCCATGAGTTTTTCGGCATCGCCTACAACCCGGACGTGAAGTATTACTTCATCTACGCGGTGTTGTTCCTCGTCGTGCTGGCCGTGCTGTACATCAAGCATCGCTTGACCCGCATGCCGGTCGGTCGTGCCTGGGAAGCCCTGCGTGAAGATGAAATCGCCTGCCGCTCAATGGGCCTGAACCACGTTCTGGTCAAACTCTCGGCATTCACCATCGGCGCCTCGACGGCCGGCTTGGCCGGGGTGTTCTTCGCCACTTACCAAGGCTTCGTCAACCCGACATCGTTCACCTTCTTCGAATCGGCCCTGATCCTCGCCATTGTGGTGCTGGGTGGCATGGGCTCGACCATTGGCGTGGTGATTGCGGCCTTCGTGCTGACCGTGGCCCCGGAACTGCTGCGCGGCTTCGCGGAATATCGGGTGCTGCTGTTCGGCATACTGATGGTGTTGATGATGATCTGGCGCCCTCGCGGGCTGATCCGCATCAGCCGCACAGGTGTGACGCCGCGTAAAGGAGTAGCGCCATGAGCGAAGTCGTACTCTCCGTCGAAAACCTGATGATGCAATTTGGTGGGATCAAGGCCCTCAACGACGTCAGCCTGCAAGTCAAACGCAACTCGATCTTCGCCCTGATCGGCCCCAACGGTGCGGGCAAGACTACGGTGTTCAACTGCCTGACCGGGTTCTACAAGGCCACGGGTGGCAAGATCGAACTCAATGTGCGCGGCGAGCGGACCAACGTCATCAAGCTGCTGGGCGAAGCATTTCGCCCGACGGACTTCGTGTCGCCGAAATCCTTCGCCAGCCGGATGTACTACAAGATGTTCGGTGGCACCCATCTGGTGAACCGCGCTGGCCTGGCGCGTACTTTCCAGAACATTCGCCTGTTCAAGGAAATGTCGGTGTTGGAAAACCTGCTGGTGGCTCAGCATATGTGGGTCAATCGCAGTTTGGTGGCGGGCATCCTCAACACCAAGGGCTACCGCAAGGCTGAAAGCGATGCCCTGGACCATGCCTTCTACTGGCTGGAAGTGGTGGACTTGGTGGATTGTGCCAACCGCCTCGCCGGGGAGCTTTCCTACGGCCAGCAACGGCGTCTGGAAATTGCCCGGGCCATGTGCACCCGACCGCAGATCATCTGTCTCGACGAACCGGCCGCCGGCCTCAACCCTCAGGAAACCGAAGCGCTGAGCGCGATGATCCGGCTGCTGCGCGACGAGCACGATCTGACCGTAGTGCTGATCGAACACGACATGGGCATGGTGATGAGCATTTCCGACCACATCGTGGTACTGGACCACGGCACCGTGATCGCCGAGGGCGGTCCTGAGGCGATTCGCAACGATCCGAAAGTGATTGCGGCCTACCTGGGTGCCGACGAAGAGGAGCTGGTATGAGTGGACCTATCCTCGAGCTCAAGGAATTGGACGTGTTCTACGGGCCGATCCAGGCCTTGAAAAAAGTCTCGCTGCACATTGGTGAAGGGGAAACCGTGAGCCTGATCGGCTCCAACGGTGCCGGCAAGTCCACGCTGCTGATGTCGATTTTCGGCCAGCCGCGAGCGGCGGGTGGGCAGATCATTTACCAGGGCGTGGACATCACCCACAAGTCGTCCCATTACATTGCGTCCCACGGTATTGCGCAGTCACCGGAAGGGCGGCGGGTGTTCCCTGACATGACCGTCGAGGAAAACCTGCTGATGGGCACCATTCCCATCGGTGACAAGTACGCCAGCGAAGACATGCAACGCATGTTCGAGCTGTTCCCACGGCTCAAGGAGCGGCGCAACCAGCGGGCCATGACCATGTCCGGCGGCGAGCAGCAAATGCTCGCCATTGCTCGGGCATTGATGAGCCGGCCGAAGTTGTTGCTGCTCGATGAGCCGAGCCTGGGGCTGGCGCCGATCGTGGTGAAACAGATCTTCGCCACCTTGCGTGAACTGGCCTCCACCGGGATGACCATTTTCCTGGTGGAACAGAACGCCAATCACGCCCTCAAGCTGTCGGACCGGGCCTATGTGATGGTCAACGGCGAAATCCGCCTGACCGGCACCGGCAAGGAACTGCTCGCCAACGAGGAGGTGCGCAACGCGTACCTGGGCGGGCATTGAAGCGACTGCGGCAATGAAAAAACCGGCGAGGAATCGCCGGTTTTTTTATCTCTCCAAACCACCACTTTCCCCCTTGTGGGAGCGAGCTTGCTCGCGATAGCGGCGGTTCAGTCAACATCAATGTCGGCTGATCCACCGCTATCGCGAGCAAGCTCGCTCCCACAGGGATTTGTACCGTTTTCAGAATTGTGGACAACAATCCTGAGCCCCTGCGAAACCGCGACATAAAGTCGCCGCAAACAGTTGTTTTGTCACGGTTTTGACTTGTCCCCGTTTGCTGTGGAACTGGCTGTGGGTAACGTGGGAGTGGCTGGCTGCAAGCCTTTGAATACGTGGCTTGCAGGGTTGTGATCGTTTTTTGATCAGGCATTTTTGGTCAAGCGGGAGCGGCTGTTGTCAACACTTTTATGAGCACGGGAATGGGCTCGAAAGACGGTGGGCAAGCCTGTGGATAAGTCTGTGACTAAACTCTGGAAAGACTGCGCTGAGCGCCGTCGTTACTGGCTTGGAGCCATCGCCCATCGCGCACTGGCTTATAGCAGATAACTCGCGCTGCACAACCTCGCTTGCAGGGTCAAGCGAAAAAATTTTCCAAATACCCCGCAAAGCCTTATGCACAGCGGCTTGTGGGGTTTGCACTTGCCCCCGATTACTGTGGACGTGCCTGTGGATAAGGTGCGCGCAACCGGCTGCGGGCCTTGTTG from Pseudomonas beijingensis includes the following:
- a CDS encoding ABC transporter ATP-binding protein codes for the protein MSGPILELKELDVFYGPIQALKKVSLHIGEGETVSLIGSNGAGKSTLLMSIFGQPRAAGGQIIYQGVDITHKSSHYIASHGIAQSPEGRRVFPDMTVEENLLMGTIPIGDKYASEDMQRMFELFPRLKERRNQRAMTMSGGEQQMLAIARALMSRPKLLLLDEPSLGLAPIVVKQIFATLRELASTGMTIFLVEQNANHALKLSDRAYVMVNGEIRLTGTGKELLANEEVRNAYLGGH
- a CDS encoding ABC transporter ATP-binding protein produces the protein MSEVVLSVENLMMQFGGIKALNDVSLQVKRNSIFALIGPNGAGKTTVFNCLTGFYKATGGKIELNVRGERTNVIKLLGEAFRPTDFVSPKSFASRMYYKMFGGTHLVNRAGLARTFQNIRLFKEMSVLENLLVAQHMWVNRSLVAGILNTKGYRKAESDALDHAFYWLEVVDLVDCANRLAGELSYGQQRRLEIARAMCTRPQIICLDEPAAGLNPQETEALSAMIRLLRDEHDLTVVLIEHDMGMVMSISDHIVVLDHGTVIAEGGPEAIRNDPKVIAAYLGADEEELV
- the livM gene encoding high-affinity branched-chain amino acid ABC transporter permease LivM, whose translation is MSSTTKKTIDLKRSLVDAILAGLVALIVFGPIVGVVLDGYGFNMETTRVAWIVAIVMAGRFALGLFLQTPKGLEILEGFESTGSGVHVLPPDYKTRLRWIIPLVIVIAVVFPFFSNSYLLGVVILGLIYVLLGLGLNIVVGLAGLLDLGYVAFYAIGAYGLALGYQYLGLGFWTVLPLAAITAGLAGCILGFPVLRLHGDYLAIVTLGFGEIIRLVLNNWLSLTGGPNGMPAPLPTFFGLELGKRAKDGGIPFHEFFGIAYNPDVKYYFIYAVLFLVVLAVLYIKHRLTRMPVGRAWEALREDEIACRSMGLNHVLVKLSAFTIGASTAGLAGVFFATYQGFVNPTSFTFFESALILAIVVLGGMGSTIGVVIAAFVLTVAPELLRGFAEYRVLLFGILMVLMMIWRPRGLIRISRTGVTPRKGVAP